The Planktothrix tepida PCC 9214 genome has a segment encoding these proteins:
- a CDS encoding sensor histidine kinase, protein MPKLRQSSFRRILLTQILLLSLPVLLVGEYVTYRKARSGLLETARFNLTESATKKAQTLEEWTASIQSNLRIATDNIVLQSGKTQQYSVFLSQLKGQMFPVVNCLQLTNLQTEQVVASTCGKQPIYSIPKNFWPLQKPQNSQIYINYLAPEVDSQQSDWQNQVRLVFSSPVYINQNKNKSVLKYALSLQSTLYLEAKDRPKSLTGFTVIIDQGGTIISHPNIDQVGRNIEEETDSDRLNNLLSNALAENKNSYIHLFSFDKSGRELLAGYDAIPSPITQEKDNQWVVLAVVDLDDALSGLRDIKSLLISLILCLVIASIIAALYISRDLAYPLEKLRDYALKANDLDAPGNVPRNLKIREFNQLAEALNTMVGSLRARAQALEYASKEAKVANRLKNEFLRVVSHELRTPLNGIINSINLIQDGFCDTQEEEDDYLQIAYDSSKHLLNLVDDILDIALIEEGKLSVMLEPTDLEQTLKDAVNLKMVDIQQKGLTIALPILNKPIIVHADPDKLKQVFINIIDNCVKFTKSGGITMATCIESISNSPENSDTNPFEITEDEPRSKSALIRYQVMVTIKDTGIGIAPEQQEKIFQPFAMVDGSTTREFGGIGLGLAISRSLMQMMGGYIVLDSAGLNQGTSVMIGIPLSDTDVKSPENQDSISPPKVNSVST, encoded by the coding sequence ATGCCCAAGCTACGTCAATCTTCATTTCGCCGGATTCTACTGACGCAGATTTTACTGCTTAGTCTTCCTGTGCTGCTTGTGGGAGAGTATGTTACTTATAGAAAAGCTCGTTCTGGTTTATTAGAAACAGCCCGTTTTAATTTAACAGAGAGTGCTACTAAAAAAGCACAAACCCTTGAGGAATGGACTGCTTCTATCCAGTCTAATTTGAGGATTGCAACGGACAATATTGTTTTACAATCAGGGAAAACTCAACAGTATTCTGTTTTTCTTTCCCAGCTTAAAGGGCAAATGTTTCCTGTGGTCAATTGTCTACAATTGACTAATCTGCAAACAGAACAAGTGGTTGCGAGTACCTGTGGAAAACAGCCCATCTATTCTATCCCTAAAAATTTCTGGCCTTTACAAAAGCCTCAAAACTCTCAGATTTATATTAATTATTTAGCTCCTGAAGTAGATTCACAGCAGTCAGATTGGCAGAATCAAGTTAGATTAGTATTTAGTTCTCCAGTTTATATTAATCAGAATAAAAATAAAAGCGTATTAAAATATGCGTTAAGTTTGCAATCAACCTTATATTTAGAAGCCAAAGATCGTCCTAAATCTTTAACAGGATTTACAGTGATTATTGATCAAGGGGGAACTATTATCAGTCATCCTAACATTGATCAAGTGGGGCGAAATATTGAAGAAGAAACAGATTCTGATCGATTAAATAACTTATTATCTAATGCTTTAGCAGAGAATAAAAATTCTTATATTCATTTATTTTCTTTTGATAAATCCGGTCGGGAACTTTTAGCAGGATATGATGCAATTCCTAGCCCAATTACCCAAGAAAAGGATAATCAGTGGGTGGTTTTAGCGGTTGTTGATTTAGACGATGCTTTATCAGGATTAAGAGATATTAAGTCTTTGTTAATTTCATTAATTTTATGTTTGGTTATTGCCAGCATTATTGCAGCCCTTTATATTTCCAGAGATTTAGCTTATCCATTAGAAAAGTTGAGAGATTATGCCCTCAAAGCTAATGATTTAGATGCTCCGGGTAATGTTCCTCGAAATCTTAAAATTCGAGAATTTAATCAATTAGCTGAAGCTCTGAATACAATGGTCGGGAGTCTTAGAGCAAGAGCGCAAGCTTTAGAGTATGCGTCCAAAGAAGCCAAAGTTGCTAATCGATTGAAAAATGAATTTTTGCGAGTTGTTTCTCACGAATTAAGAACCCCTTTAAATGGGATTATTAATTCAATTAACTTAATTCAAGATGGATTTTGTGATACCCAAGAAGAAGAGGACGATTATCTTCAAATTGCCTATGATTCCAGCAAACATTTATTAAATTTAGTTGATGATATTTTAGATATTGCTTTAATTGAAGAAGGCAAGTTGTCGGTCATGCTTGAACCAACGGATTTAGAACAAACCCTGAAAGATGCGGTGAATTTAAAAATGGTAGATATTCAACAAAAAGGCTTAACCATTGCTCTACCCATTCTAAATAAACCGATTATTGTTCACGCTGATCCTGATAAGTTAAAACAAGTTTTTATTAATATTATTGACAATTGCGTCAAGTTTACGAAGTCTGGAGGAATTACAATGGCAACCTGCATTGAATCTATCTCAAATTCCCCCGAAAATTCTGATACTAATCCTTTTGAAATAACGGAAGATGAACCCCGCTCAAAATCCGCTTTAATCCGGTATCAAGTTATGGTAACAATTAAGGATACGGGAATTGGAATTGCGCCCGAACAACAGGAAAAAATCTTTCAACCGTTTGCGATGGTGGATGGTTCAACGACACGGGAATTTGGGGGAATTGGATTAGGTTTAGCGATTTCCCGGAGTTTAATGCAAATGATGGGGGGTTATATTGTTCTCGATAGTGCGGGATTAAATCAAGGAACAAGTGTGATGATTGGAATTCCTTTGTCCGATACTGATGTTAAATCGCCGGAAAATCAAGATTCAATTTCTCCTCCTAAAGTTAACTCAGTTTCAACTTAG
- a CDS encoding DUF2811 domain-containing protein — translation MNTSVSILTEIPETLHESLQGYLETHPDWDQDRVFSAALSLFLLQNGNSNTPEASSTYHQVARVYQETLFQS, via the coding sequence ATGAACACAAGTGTAAGCATCTTGACCGAAATTCCTGAAACGCTGCACGAATCCCTCCAGGGCTATCTGGAGACCCACCCAGACTGGGATCAAGATCGGGTTTTTTCCGCAGCCCTGTCGCTTTTTTTGTTGCAGAATGGAAATAGCAACACCCCAGAAGCATCGAGCACTTATCATCAAGTGGCTCGTGTTTATCAGGAAACCCTATTTCAGTCTTAG
- a CDS encoding response regulator transcription factor: MTSAKILVVDDDPAIRNLISRYLSQQNYQLEVASDGDSALKAFEQFNPDLVILDLNLPDTTGLALCREMQSRTSVFILMLTSEQDPKLGLKQGADDFVTKPFDLEELTLRIQAILKRHRSTSNKERQSLTYRDLMIDPNRREVYLKGELVTLSALEFDLLYCLASKPGRAWERKELLQKVWGYQDESSEGVRVIDVHIGQIRKKIEPDPKNPSFIQTVRSVGYRFD, from the coding sequence ATGACATCGGCAAAAATTCTTGTAGTTGATGATGATCCGGCAATCAGGAATTTAATTAGTCGCTATCTTAGCCAACAGAACTACCAACTGGAGGTTGCATCCGACGGCGATTCAGCGTTAAAGGCATTTGAACAGTTCAACCCGGATTTAGTGATTTTAGATTTGAATTTGCCCGATACCACAGGTTTAGCATTATGCCGAGAAATGCAAAGTCGAACCAGTGTATTTATCTTAATGCTAACCAGTGAACAAGATCCTAAACTGGGGTTAAAACAAGGAGCAGATGACTTTGTAACCAAACCCTTTGATTTAGAAGAATTAACCCTTCGGATTCAAGCCATTTTGAAGCGCCATCGCTCAACATCTAACAAAGAACGTCAGAGTTTAACCTATCGAGATTTAATGATTGATCCTAATCGACGAGAAGTTTATCTTAAAGGTGAATTAGTCACTTTAAGTGCGTTGGAATTTGATCTGCTATATTGTTTAGCGAGTAAACCGGGTCGAGCTTGGGAACGCAAAGAACTATTACAAAAAGTTTGGGGCTATCAAGATGAGAGTAGTGAAGGGGTACGGGTGATTGATGTTCATATTGGTCAAATTCGGAAAAAAATTGAACCCGACCCTAAAAATCCTTCCTTTATTCAAACGGTTAGAAGTGTTGGTTATCGATTTGATTGA
- a CDS encoding response regulator transcription factor, translating to MASAKILVVDDDPAIRNLISRYLSQQDYQVDTAGDGHSALERFEQFNPDLVVLDLNLPDTTGLALCREMQSRTSVFILMLTSEKDPKLGLKEGADDFVTKPFDLEELNLRIKAILKRQRTPVQTQPKSLVYGDLTIDPNRREVYIRGEIIPLSALEFDLLYCLARKPGRAWRRAELLQEVWDYEYEGEQRVVDVHIGQIRKKIEPDADKPSFIKTIRGVGYMFDRRTTERQ from the coding sequence ATGGCATCTGCAAAGATTCTCGTGGTCGATGATGATCCGGCAATACGGAACTTAATTAGTCGCTATCTCAGCCAACAAGACTATCAAGTTGACACGGCGGGTGATGGCCATTCGGCATTGGAAAGGTTTGAACAGTTCAATCCTGACTTAGTAGTATTGGATCTCAATTTACCCGATACCACAGGTTTAGCATTATGCCGAGAAATGCAAAGTCGAACCAGTGTATTTATTTTAATGCTAACCAGTGAAAAAGATCCCAAACTCGGGTTAAAGGAGGGAGCAGATGACTTTGTAACAAAACCCTTTGATTTAGAAGAGTTAAACCTTCGCATCAAAGCGATTTTGAAGCGTCAACGAACTCCGGTACAAACACAACCCAAAAGTTTAGTTTATGGGGATTTAACCATTGATCCTAATCGTCGTGAGGTTTATATTCGGGGTGAAATCATCCCACTGAGTGCATTAGAATTTGATTTGCTGTATTGTTTAGCTCGTAAACCCGGTCGAGCTTGGCGACGGGCTGAATTATTGCAAGAAGTATGGGATTATGAGTATGAAGGAGAGCAGCGCGTCGTTGATGTTCATATCGGTCAGATTCGTAAAAAAATCGAACCTGATGCGGATAAACCTTCTTTTATTAAGACTATTCGGGGTGTGGGATATATGTTTGATCGACGCACCACAGAACGTCAATAA
- a CDS encoding tetratricopeptide repeat protein yields the protein MATSNNSSILFSETDQQTYHRLQQALRLQLRHQIFIAVCDNLKLRNYLILQLEKDLLAKNQTVSTAQHSLNSPLFSPLINLKLDLNDPNPFEAITQWYAQNSSNSDPKSLLGFQILGVEHLTRQPPAMQWSFLRHLRTLEQHLESLECSLVLWISSPWLCCIQQSAPEFWRRRTGVFHWMSDPTPSDLESETIPLDSPGVAAHRDETISDPLKQLLDQIQHLQRQSDTFSLRQAYRQLGTIYRDRILAGENSELNYTLAIQAHEKALEIVPETELLLNHSPNSIDICNDLGTLYWMRFRQRVPEKHSSADVVSDLEQSIIFYQNALMKINPEVQPHLIIKIQKNLGTAYSDLATLRDPIENLEQSLIAYTEALSCFKLNNSKIDASDIQDYATIQNNLGTTYWKLAQQTHPIPHLKAAIAAYTEAMEFYTPQQDPLNYALLQTNLGTAYWTLSQYQPSAKLLLQAIHAYHQALTYRTSASAPIACAATYNNLGIAYWHLANHYQKSEIRAKFFKRAIAAYQKALSIASALSPTQLTFDPLATHNNLGLTHYQLATDSNFPLSKATRISLLEVALKHHIQADINGSSQLEKQRPTEGVIPNSKITEHHQTTLSYLLRTIRAFYNEFGLQGQNQALSQIPGHLLPEILRAL from the coding sequence ATGGCGACGAGCAACAATTCTTCCATTCTATTCTCGGAAACTGATCAGCAAACTTATCATCGTTTACAACAGGCGCTACGTTTACAACTTCGCCATCAAATTTTTATTGCGGTTTGTGATAACTTAAAGTTGCGGAATTATCTGATACTCCAATTAGAAAAAGATTTGTTAGCCAAAAATCAGACAGTCTCAACCGCGCAACACAGTTTAAATTCCCCGCTTTTCTCACCCTTAATTAATTTAAAACTGGATTTAAACGATCCTAATCCCTTTGAAGCAATTACCCAATGGTATGCTCAAAATTCATCTAATTCTGACCCTAAATCTTTGCTCGGATTTCAAATTTTAGGCGTTGAACATCTCACCCGCCAACCTCCGGCGATGCAATGGTCATTTTTACGGCATTTACGCACCCTAGAACAGCATCTTGAGAGCTTAGAATGTAGCTTAGTGCTGTGGATTTCTTCCCCTTGGTTATGCTGTATCCAACAATCTGCACCGGAGTTTTGGCGCAGACGAACCGGAGTGTTTCACTGGATGAGTGATCCAACCCCCAGTGATTTAGAATCAGAGACGATTCCCTTAGATTCTCCTGGGGTTGCTGCACACCGAGACGAGACAATATCTGATCCTTTAAAACAACTCCTGGATCAGATTCAGCACCTGCAACGACAGTCCGACACTTTCTCCCTGCGCCAAGCCTATCGCCAATTAGGAACAATTTACCGCGATCGCATTTTAGCTGGAGAAAATTCAGAACTCAACTACACCCTTGCCATTCAAGCCCATGAAAAAGCCTTAGAGATTGTCCCAGAAACCGAGTTGTTGTTAAATCATTCCCCTAATTCGATTGATATCTGTAATGACTTAGGAACCTTGTATTGGATGCGATTTCGCCAACGAGTTCCAGAGAAACATTCTTCAGCCGATGTGGTTTCCGATTTAGAACAAAGCATTATTTTCTATCAAAATGCTTTGATGAAAATTAACCCCGAAGTTCAACCCCACCTGATCATCAAAATCCAAAAAAACCTAGGAACAGCCTACAGTGATTTAGCCACCCTACGAGATCCCATTGAAAACTTAGAACAATCCTTGATTGCCTATACAGAAGCCTTATCTTGCTTCAAGCTGAACAACAGTAAAATTGATGCTTCTGACATCCAAGATTATGCCACGATTCAAAATAACCTCGGAACCACCTATTGGAAACTCGCCCAACAAACTCACCCCATTCCTCACCTCAAAGCCGCCATTGCTGCCTATACTGAGGCGATGGAATTTTATACCCCGCAACAAGACCCCCTCAACTATGCCCTCCTCCAAACCAACTTAGGAACCGCCTATTGGACACTCAGCCAATATCAACCCTCAGCTAAATTGCTCCTGCAAGCTATTCATGCCTATCATCAAGCCTTAACCTATCGCACCAGCGCATCAGCCCCCATTGCCTGTGCAGCCACCTATAATAACTTGGGCATAGCCTATTGGCATTTAGCCAACCACTATCAGAAGTCAGAGATTCGTGCTAAATTCTTTAAAAGGGCAATTGCAGCCTATCAAAAGGCGCTCTCAATTGCATCCGCTCTGAGTCCAACCCAACTCACCTTTGATCCGTTAGCGACTCATAATAACCTAGGGCTTACGCATTACCAGCTTGCCACAGACTCGAACTTCCCCCTGAGCAAAGCTACTCGAATTTCTCTATTAGAAGTCGCACTCAAACACCATATTCAAGCTGATATTAATGGGTCTAGTCAGCTAGAAAAACAACGGCCAACAGAGGGTGTTATCCCTAACTCAAAGATCACCGAACATCATCAAACGACGTTGAGTTATTTGCTCAGAACCATTCGCGCCTTCTACAATGAGTTTGGGTTACAGGGACAAAATCAGGCTTTATCTCAAATTCCAGGTCATCTACTACCTGAAATATTACGCGCTCTGTAA
- the psb34 gene encoding photosystem II assembly protein Psb34: MPYTKEEGGRLNNFAVEPKVYTAEPPTSSQKRNYLIAGIAGIVLVGGLVVLAASIS; the protein is encoded by the coding sequence ATGCCTTATACAAAAGAAGAGGGTGGACGCCTAAATAACTTCGCGGTGGAACCTAAAGTTTATACAGCCGAACCCCCGACCAGTTCACAAAAACGGAATTATCTGATTGCGGGTATTGCCGGGATTGTCTTAGTGGGGGGTTTAGTCGTCCTCGCTGCTTCCATATCCTAA
- a CDS encoding thiazole synthase, translating to MQTLEKPTPSLLDTPLTIGRKTFKSRLMTGSGKYRNLQQMQDSIAASGCEIVTVAVRRVQTQAPGHEGLAEAIDWNKIWMLPNTAGCQTAEDAIRVARLGREMAKLLGQEDNNFVKLEVIPDSKYLLPDPIGTLEAAEQLVKEGFAVLPYINADPLLAKRLEEVGCATVMPLGSPIGSGQGIRNAANIAIIIDNAKIPVVVDAGIGAPSEATLAMEMGADALLINSAIALAQNPIAMAKAMGMATEAGRLAYLAGRIPVKTYAEASSPLTGTITS from the coding sequence ATGCAAACCCTAGAAAAACCAACCCCATCTCTTCTGGATACCCCCTTAACCATTGGGAGAAAAACCTTTAAATCTCGGTTAATGACGGGAAGCGGGAAATATCGCAACCTCCAACAAATGCAAGATAGTATTGCAGCGAGTGGCTGTGAAATTGTCACCGTTGCTGTTAGACGAGTCCAAACCCAAGCTCCCGGACATGAAGGATTAGCTGAAGCCATTGATTGGAATAAAATTTGGATGCTTCCGAATACCGCCGGATGTCAAACCGCCGAAGACGCCATTCGGGTAGCCAGATTAGGGCGGGAAATGGCAAAATTATTAGGACAGGAAGACAATAATTTTGTCAAATTAGAAGTGATTCCTGATAGTAAATATTTGCTTCCTGACCCGATTGGAACCTTAGAAGCCGCCGAACAATTAGTGAAAGAAGGCTTTGCGGTGTTACCGTATATTAACGCCGATCCACTCTTAGCGAAACGATTAGAAGAAGTTGGCTGTGCAACGGTAATGCCATTAGGATCTCCCATTGGTTCAGGACAAGGAATTAGGAACGCTGCCAATATTGCCATTATTATCGATAATGCCAAAATTCCGGTTGTTGTGGATGCGGGCATTGGTGCGCCCAGTGAAGCCACATTAGCTATGGAAATGGGGGCGGATGCGTTATTAATTAATTCAGCGATCGCTTTAGCCCAAAATCCAATCGCTATGGCAAAAGCGATGGGAATGGCTACCGAAGCCGGACGTTTAGCTTATCTGGCCGGACGCATCCCTGTTAAAACCTACGCTGAAGCTTCTTCCCCCTTAACAGGTACAATTACCAGTTAA
- a CDS encoding sulfurtransferase → MTEPQLIVSPEWLVNHLEDSNIVIVDCRFSLANPQLGQQQYQDGHIPGAYYLDLDQDLASPIQKHGGRHPLPNPEKLAAKLSEIGITSQQTLVVAYDDSRFAFASRLWWLLRYYGHEKVILLDGGFSQWKNSGYPISSEIPSAQFGQFTPQIHPEMLVNIETVKARKDLPGVVVVDSREPERYLGKTEPIDPIAGCIPGAVNYPWQEVTEPTGFVKINEQSQRWENIKEAEEIIVYCGSGVTACVNLLSLELAGIHHAKLYGGSWSDWCSYLIEEQ, encoded by the coding sequence ATGACAGAACCCCAATTAATTGTTTCCCCAGAATGGTTAGTAAACCATCTCGAAGATTCCAATATCGTCATTGTAGATTGTCGATTTTCCTTAGCAAATCCCCAACTCGGTCAACAACAATATCAAGACGGTCATATTCCGGGTGCTTATTATTTAGATTTAGACCAGGATTTAGCGAGTCCGATTCAAAAACACGGCGGACGTCACCCCCTACCCAACCCAGAAAAACTTGCTGCGAAATTATCAGAAATTGGCATAACTTCTCAACAAACCTTAGTTGTAGCTTATGATGATTCTCGATTCGCTTTTGCTTCGCGGTTGTGGTGGTTGCTGCGTTATTATGGACATGAAAAAGTCATTTTATTAGATGGTGGATTTAGCCAGTGGAAAAATTCGGGATATCCGATTAGTTCGGAAATTCCCTCAGCCCAATTCGGACAATTTACACCGCAAATTCATCCCGAAATGTTAGTTAATATTGAAACGGTAAAAGCCCGAAAAGATTTACCCGGAGTTGTGGTTGTAGACTCCCGTGAACCGGAACGTTATTTAGGAAAAACCGAACCCATTGATCCCATTGCTGGGTGTATTCCGGGGGCGGTTAATTATCCTTGGCAAGAGGTGACAGAACCCACCGGATTTGTTAAAATCAATGAACAATCTCAACGTTGGGAAAATATTAAAGAGGCTGAAGAAATTATCGTTTATTGTGGTTCAGGAGTTACAGCTTGTGTCAATTTATTATCCTTAGAATTAGCTGGAATTCATCACGCCAAACTGTACGGAGGAAGTTGGAGTGATTGGTGTTCTTATTTAATCGAAGAACAATAA
- a CDS encoding tRNA (5-methylaminomethyl-2-thiouridine)(34)-methyltransferase MnmD: MIENRGLIPQLTADGSFTFFSSEFGELFHSHFGAKQEAEHKFVEPLQLRKKAQKSSLFLLDICYGLGYNTAAALTAIWDINPNCKIEWIGLEFDPRIPPATLEFNLLNDYPNYIQEILKELAQNYYLKTELLNAELRIADARNTIQTVHHSGFKADAIFLDPFSPPHCPQLWTVEFLTLVGQCLKPQGQLATYSCSAAVRRALLDAGLNIGSTSPVGRRTPGTIASFEGLPPLSLQEQEHLQTRAAIPYRDPSLSDTAEVIILRRQAEQDISPLEPTSHWKKRWRNQSIL; this comes from the coding sequence ATGATAGAAAATAGAGGATTAATACCCCAATTAACGGCTGATGGTTCGTTTACGTTTTTCTCTTCGGAATTTGGAGAATTATTCCATAGTCATTTTGGGGCGAAACAGGAAGCCGAACACAAATTTGTTGAACCCTTACAATTAAGAAAGAAAGCCCAAAAATCTTCTTTATTTTTGCTTGATATTTGTTACGGTTTGGGTTATAATACAGCCGCGGCTTTAACCGCGATTTGGGATATTAATCCTAACTGCAAAATTGAATGGATCGGCTTAGAATTTGATCCCAGAATTCCGCCAGCAACCCTAGAGTTTAATTTACTGAATGACTATCCTAATTATATTCAAGAAATTTTAAAAGAACTCGCCCAAAATTATTATCTAAAAACAGAATTATTGAATGCTGAGTTAAGGATTGCAGATGCTCGAAATACCATTCAAACTGTTCATCATTCTGGGTTTAAAGCCGATGCAATTTTTCTTGATCCCTTTTCCCCGCCCCATTGTCCCCAATTGTGGACAGTCGAATTTTTAACTCTAGTTGGCCAATGTCTCAAACCCCAGGGACAGTTAGCCACTTATTCCTGTTCGGCTGCGGTCAGAAGGGCTTTACTGGACGCGGGATTAAACATTGGTTCTACCTCTCCAGTGGGTAGGCGCACACCAGGAACAATCGCCAGTTTTGAGGGTTTACCGCCTCTGTCTCTCCAAGAACAGGAACATCTGCAAACCCGCGCCGCCATCCCGTATCGAGATCCCAGTTTATCCGATACGGCGGAAGTGATTATCCTCCGTCGCCAAGCCGAACAAGACATCTCCCCCCTAGAACCCACATCCCATTGGAAGAAACGATGGCGCAATCAGTCCATCTTGTGA
- the glmU gene encoding bifunctional UDP-N-acetylglucosamine diphosphorylase/glucosamine-1-phosphate N-acetyltransferase GlmU: MVAVAILAAGRGTRMKSDLPKVLHELGGRTLVQRVLESCVRLQPSRRLVIVGYGADLVRDSLQQTDAIANGQNHPPALEFVEQIEQLGTGHAIQQLLPCLTDFTGDLLVLNGDVPLLRPDTLEQLIKIHKEHGNAATLLAAHLPNPKGYGRVFCDSQNLVKQIVEERDCTDAQRQNHRINAGVYCFNWPKLAEILPHLKADNDQQEYYLTDTVHLLDQVMAVDVDDYREILGINSRQHLANSYHVLQDWVKTKWMAAGVTIIDPDSITIDDTVQLEPDVIIEPQTHLRGNTIIQTGSRIGPGSLIENSQIGKNVTVQFSVVSDSVIADETRIGPYAHLRGHAKVGEHCRIGNFVELKNAEVGNRTNIVHLSYLGDATLGDKVNIGAGTITANYDGVKKHRTTIGDRTKTGSNSVLVAPLTLGTDVTVAAGSVVTDDVPDDSLVIARERQVIKPGWRLESPE, encoded by the coding sequence ATGGTAGCGGTAGCAATTTTAGCGGCGGGACGCGGAACTCGCATGAAATCTGACCTTCCCAAGGTTTTGCATGAATTGGGGGGACGTACTTTAGTTCAACGGGTTTTAGAAAGTTGTGTTCGGCTGCAACCTTCTCGGAGATTAGTAATTGTGGGCTATGGTGCTGATTTAGTCCGCGATTCTCTTCAACAAACAGATGCTATTGCAAACGGACAAAATCATCCACCAGCTTTAGAATTTGTTGAACAAATCGAACAATTAGGGACAGGCCATGCGATTCAACAATTACTCCCCTGTTTAACAGACTTTACAGGAGATTTACTGGTTTTAAATGGGGATGTTCCTTTATTACGCCCTGACACTTTAGAACAGTTAATTAAAATTCACAAAGAACACGGAAATGCAGCGACTTTATTAGCCGCCCATTTACCTAATCCTAAAGGATATGGTCGGGTATTTTGTGATAGTCAAAATTTAGTCAAGCAAATTGTTGAGGAACGAGATTGTACCGATGCTCAACGCCAAAATCATCGGATTAATGCGGGAGTTTATTGTTTTAATTGGCCGAAATTAGCAGAAATTTTACCCCACCTCAAAGCCGATAATGATCAACAGGAATATTATCTCACAGATACGGTTCATCTTTTGGATCAAGTGATGGCGGTGGATGTGGATGATTATCGAGAAATTTTAGGGATTAATAGTCGCCAACATTTGGCGAATTCCTATCATGTTTTGCAAGATTGGGTTAAAACGAAGTGGATGGCAGCCGGAGTCACCATAATTGACCCCGATAGTATCACAATTGATGATACGGTACAGTTAGAACCCGATGTGATTATTGAACCGCAAACTCACTTACGAGGAAACACAATTATTCAAACGGGAAGTCGCATTGGCCCTGGAAGTTTAATTGAAAATAGTCAGATTGGAAAAAATGTCACGGTGCAGTTTTCCGTTGTTTCTGATAGTGTTATTGCGGATGAAACCCGCATAGGGCCTTATGCCCATTTAAGGGGTCATGCAAAAGTCGGTGAACACTGTCGCATCGGAAATTTTGTAGAATTGAAAAATGCAGAGGTGGGAAATCGCACAAATATTGTCCATTTATCCTATTTGGGAGATGCCACATTAGGAGATAAAGTTAATATTGGGGCGGGAACAATTACGGCTAATTATGATGGGGTGAAAAAGCATCGCACAACTATTGGAGATCGAACTAAAACCGGGTCAAATAGTGTTTTAGTCGCCCCCCTAACCTTGGGAACTGATGTGACGGTGGCGGCGGGTTCTGTTGTTACTGATGATGTTCCTGATGATAGTTTAGTCATTGCTCGTGAACGTCAAGTGATTAAACCCGGTTGGCGCTTAGAATCCCCAGAATAA
- a CDS encoding homogentisate phytyltransferase, translated as MTKTSSSPPVISSPNLIQQSFPGLYSFWKFSRPHTIIGTSLSVLGVYLIAMSEFRQFPGFSWNGLALFFSWLACICGNIYIVGLNQLEDIEIDQINKPHLPLAAEEYSRFQAQLIVGITGILALSIAAFQGYYLLGMVGISLFLGTIYSLPPIRLKRFPFWAAFCIFTVRGIIVNLGLYLHFSWLLSGKSLSLIPTIPPSVWALTLFILVFTVAIAIFKDIPDLEGDRQFQINTLTIKLGTVTVFNISRWILTLCYLGMILGSFTLQSSVNSLFLGLSHFILLAVLWWRSLSIDLSQKQSIAQGYQFIWKLFFLEYLIFPLSCLFT; from the coding sequence ATGACGAAAACTTCTTCTTCTCCTCCGGTGATTTCTTCCCCTAACTTGATTCAACAGAGTTTTCCAGGTTTATACTCCTTTTGGAAATTTTCTCGCCCCCATACAATTATTGGAACCAGTTTAAGCGTATTAGGGGTATATTTAATTGCCATGAGTGAGTTTAGGCAATTTCCAGGTTTTAGTTGGAATGGGTTGGCTTTATTTTTCAGTTGGTTAGCTTGTATTTGTGGCAATATTTATATTGTGGGTTTAAATCAACTGGAAGATATTGAAATTGATCAGATCAATAAACCCCATTTACCCTTAGCTGCTGAGGAATACTCCCGGTTTCAAGCTCAACTGATTGTCGGAATAACGGGAATATTAGCATTAAGTATTGCAGCCTTTCAAGGCTATTATTTATTGGGAATGGTAGGAATTAGCTTGTTTTTAGGGACAATCTATTCTTTACCCCCCATTCGGTTAAAACGCTTTCCCTTTTGGGCTGCATTTTGTATTTTTACCGTTAGGGGAATTATTGTTAATTTAGGGTTATATTTACACTTTAGCTGGCTTTTATCGGGGAAATCCCTATCCTTAATCCCGACAATACCGCCTTCTGTTTGGGCGTTAACATTATTTATTTTAGTGTTTACCGTAGCGATCGCAATTTTCAAGGATATTCCAGATTTAGAAGGCGATCGCCAATTTCAGATTAACACTTTAACGATAAAATTAGGAACCGTTACAGTCTTTAATATCTCTCGATGGATACTTACTCTTTGTTATCTCGGAATGATTCTAGGGAGTTTTACTTTACAATCCTCTGTCAATTCTCTATTCTTAGGGTTAAGCCATTTTATTTTACTGGCTGTCTTATGGTGGCGTAGTCTAAGCATTGATTTAAGCCAAAAACAATCCATCGCCCAAGGTTATCAATTTATTTGGAAACTCTTTTTCCTAGAATATTTAATCTTTCCCCTCTCCTGCTTATTCACTTAA